A window from Gossypium raimondii isolate GPD5lz chromosome 7, ASM2569854v1, whole genome shotgun sequence encodes these proteins:
- the LOC105793131 gene encoding lycopene epsilon cyclase, chloroplastic isoform X2 → MMIATSVGARKFAAVAVSKSATWRSRRRKDPVSTKMAVSNNQRLISLEVSGSGAARESYVAVNEDFADEEDYVKAGGSQLLFVQMQQHKEMDEQSKLADKLPPISIGDNILDLVVIGSGPAGLALAAESAKLGLNVGLISPDLPFTNNYGLWEDEIKDLGLEKCMEHVWPNTIVYLDDDKPITIGRAYGRVDRRLLHEELLKRCVESGVMYLSSKVESIVEATDGHNLVACEYEHVVPCRLVVVASGAASGKLLQYEVGGPRVVMQSAYGIEVEVENNPYDPSMMVFMDYRDYAKEQVPCLGDQYPSFLYGMPMSSTRVFFEETCLALKEAMPMDFLKKKLMSRLLAMGIRIVKVYEEEWSYVPLGGSLPNMKQKNLAFGAAASMVHPATGYSIARSLSEAPRYASVIAKILKRDYSKGFLTFERNNWNMSIEAWNTLWPQERKRQRSFFLFGLALLLQLDTEGSRTFFRIFFRLPSWMWQGFLGSTLSSIDLVVFAFSMFVIAPMDMKMLLIRHLLKDPTATTMITQ, encoded by the exons ATGATGATAGCGACGTCTGTCGGAGCTCGGAAATTCGCGGCCGTGGCCGTTTCTAAGTCCGCCACTTGGAGGTCTCGGAGGAGAAAAGATCCGGTGAGTACGAAAATGGCGGTTTCGAATAATCAACGGTTGATTTCATTGGAGGTGAGTGGTAGCGGAGCGGCGAGGGAGAGTTACGTGGCGGTTAATGAAGATTTCGCCGATGAAGAAGATTACGTAAAAGCCGGCGGATCTCAACTTCTCTTCGTTCAAATGCAACAGCATAAGGAAATGGATGAGCAATCGAAGTTAGCGGACAAG TTACCACCAATATCAATCGGAGATAATATACTAGACCTAGTGGTCATTGGCAGTGGACCAGCTGGTCTTGCCCTTGCTGCAGAGTCAGCTAAGTTGGGTTTAAATGTTGGACTAATAAGCCCTGATCTTCCTTTCACCAATAATTATGGATTGTGGGAGGATGAGATTAAAG ATCTTGGACTCGAAAAGTGTATGGAGCATGTTTGGCCGAATACAATAGTATACCTCGATGATGATAAGCCCATCACCATTGGTCGTGCTTATGGACGTGTCGATCGACGTTTGCTCCATGAGGAGTTGTTGAAGAG GTGTGTCGAATCAGGCGTAATGTATCTTAGCTCAAAGGTTGAATCAATTGTCGAAGCTACCGATGGTCATAATCTCGTAGCCTGCGAATACGAGCATGTTGTTCCTTGCAG GCTTGTTGTTGTTGCTTCAGGAGCAGCTTCTGGTAAATTATTGCAATATGAGGTGGGAGGTCCAAGGGTCGTCATGCAATCCGCGTACGGAATCGAGGTTGAG GTGGAGAACAATCCTTATGATCCTAGCATGATGGTATTCATGGATTATAGAGACTATGCTAAAGAACAAGTTCCATGTTTAGGAGATCAGTATCCTTCATTCCTTTATGGCATGCCCATGTCATCAACAAGAGTTTTCTTTGAG GAAACTTGTTTGGCTTTAAAAGAGGCCATGCCTATGGATTTCTTGAAGAAGAAGCTAATGTCAAGGTTACTGGCCATGGGAATCCGGATTGTAAAAGTTTACGAAGAG GAGTGGTCTTATGTTCCGCTCGGCGGTTCCTTGCCGAACATGAAACAGAAGAACCTTGCATTCGGTGCTGCCGCAAGCATGGTGCATCCTGCTACTGGTTATTCAATTGCCAGATCATTATCTGAGGCTCCGAGATACGCTTCCGTGATTGCGAAAATCCTAAAGAGAGATTATTCGAAAGGCTTTCTtacttttgaaagaaataattgGAATATGTCAATTGAAG CTTGGAATACTCTTTGGCCACAAGAAAGGAAACGGCAAAGGTCATTCTTTCTCTTTGGGTTAGCACTCCTATTGCAGCTGGATACCGAAGGCAGCCGAACATTCTTCCGCATATTCTTCCGTTTGCCAAGTTG GATGTGGCAAGGGTTTCTCGGTTCGACTCTTTCTTCGATCGATCTCGTCGTATTTGCCTTTTCTATGTTCGTTATAGCACCAATGGATATGAAAATGTTGCTTATTAGGCACTTGCTCAAGGATCCAACTGCAACAACTATGATAA
- the LOC105793131 gene encoding lycopene epsilon cyclase, chloroplastic isoform X1 — protein sequence MMIATSVGARKFAAVAVSKSATWRSRRRKDPVSTKMAVSNNQRLISLEVSGSGAARESYVAVNEDFADEEDYVKAGGSQLLFVQMQQHKEMDEQSKLADKLPPISIGDNILDLVVIGSGPAGLALAAESAKLGLNVGLISPDLPFTNNYGLWEDEIKDLGLEKCMEHVWPNTIVYLDDDKPITIGRAYGRVDRRLLHEELLKRCVESGVMYLSSKVESIVEATDGHNLVACEYEHVVPCRLVVVASGAASGKLLQYEVGGPRVVMQSAYGIEVEVENNPYDPSMMVFMDYRDYAKEQVPCLGDQYPSFLYGMPMSSTRVFFEETCLALKEAMPMDFLKKKLMSRLLAMGIRIVKVYEEEWSYVPLGGSLPNMKQKNLAFGAAASMVHPATGYSIARSLSEAPRYASVIAKILKRDYSKGFLTFERNNWNMSIEAWNTLWPQERKRQRSFFLFGLALLLQLDTEGSRTFFRIFFRLPSWMWQGFLGSTLSSIDLVVFAFSMFVIAPMDMKMLLIRHLLKDPTATTMISTYLTI from the exons ATGATGATAGCGACGTCTGTCGGAGCTCGGAAATTCGCGGCCGTGGCCGTTTCTAAGTCCGCCACTTGGAGGTCTCGGAGGAGAAAAGATCCGGTGAGTACGAAAATGGCGGTTTCGAATAATCAACGGTTGATTTCATTGGAGGTGAGTGGTAGCGGAGCGGCGAGGGAGAGTTACGTGGCGGTTAATGAAGATTTCGCCGATGAAGAAGATTACGTAAAAGCCGGCGGATCTCAACTTCTCTTCGTTCAAATGCAACAGCATAAGGAAATGGATGAGCAATCGAAGTTAGCGGACAAG TTACCACCAATATCAATCGGAGATAATATACTAGACCTAGTGGTCATTGGCAGTGGACCAGCTGGTCTTGCCCTTGCTGCAGAGTCAGCTAAGTTGGGTTTAAATGTTGGACTAATAAGCCCTGATCTTCCTTTCACCAATAATTATGGATTGTGGGAGGATGAGATTAAAG ATCTTGGACTCGAAAAGTGTATGGAGCATGTTTGGCCGAATACAATAGTATACCTCGATGATGATAAGCCCATCACCATTGGTCGTGCTTATGGACGTGTCGATCGACGTTTGCTCCATGAGGAGTTGTTGAAGAG GTGTGTCGAATCAGGCGTAATGTATCTTAGCTCAAAGGTTGAATCAATTGTCGAAGCTACCGATGGTCATAATCTCGTAGCCTGCGAATACGAGCATGTTGTTCCTTGCAG GCTTGTTGTTGTTGCTTCAGGAGCAGCTTCTGGTAAATTATTGCAATATGAGGTGGGAGGTCCAAGGGTCGTCATGCAATCCGCGTACGGAATCGAGGTTGAG GTGGAGAACAATCCTTATGATCCTAGCATGATGGTATTCATGGATTATAGAGACTATGCTAAAGAACAAGTTCCATGTTTAGGAGATCAGTATCCTTCATTCCTTTATGGCATGCCCATGTCATCAACAAGAGTTTTCTTTGAG GAAACTTGTTTGGCTTTAAAAGAGGCCATGCCTATGGATTTCTTGAAGAAGAAGCTAATGTCAAGGTTACTGGCCATGGGAATCCGGATTGTAAAAGTTTACGAAGAG GAGTGGTCTTATGTTCCGCTCGGCGGTTCCTTGCCGAACATGAAACAGAAGAACCTTGCATTCGGTGCTGCCGCAAGCATGGTGCATCCTGCTACTGGTTATTCAATTGCCAGATCATTATCTGAGGCTCCGAGATACGCTTCCGTGATTGCGAAAATCCTAAAGAGAGATTATTCGAAAGGCTTTCTtacttttgaaagaaataattgGAATATGTCAATTGAAG CTTGGAATACTCTTTGGCCACAAGAAAGGAAACGGCAAAGGTCATTCTTTCTCTTTGGGTTAGCACTCCTATTGCAGCTGGATACCGAAGGCAGCCGAACATTCTTCCGCATATTCTTCCGTTTGCCAAGTTG GATGTGGCAAGGGTTTCTCGGTTCGACTCTTTCTTCGATCGATCTCGTCGTATTTGCCTTTTCTATGTTCGTTATAGCACCAATGGATATGAAAATGTTGCTTATTAGGCACTTGCTCAAGGATCCAACTGCAACAACTATGATAAGTACATATCTCACAATTTAG
- the LOC105793234 gene encoding telomere repeat-binding factor 4, giving the protein MGNPKQKWTAEEEEALRAGVAKYGKGNWKLIQRDPELSPFLFARSNIDLKDKWRNLSGGPGGHGSREKSRASKPKPSSDGSQGAVVVKQTALPKPLVDDSSKSFAPNRYNEMIIEAISALKEPNGSDNRAIVGYIEQRQEVPQSFKKQLCSRLKRLVAIEKLEKVQNRYKIRKDETFGMKTASPKQKGTKLKQSQNPGHKTCDAVEEASMTAAYLIAEAENKSFVAAEAVKEAERVSKMAEDADSLLQLAKEIFETCSQGEIVLVA; this is encoded by the exons ATGGGGAATCCAAAGCAGAAGTGGACGGCGGAGGAAGAAGAAGCATTAAGGGCGGGAGTGGCCAAATACGGCAAAGGGAATTGGAAATTAATTCAAAGAGACCCTGAGTTAAGCCCTTTCCTCTTTGCTCGCTCCAACATTGATCTCAAG GACAAGTGGCGGAACTTGAGTGGTGGTCCCGGCGGCCATGGTTCACGGGAAAAATCAAGGGCGTCGAAGCCCAAGCCGAGCTCCGACGGTTCGCAGGGCGCTGTTGTTGTTAAGCAAACTGCATTGCCTAAACCACTTGTTGATGATTCTTCGAAAAGCTTTGCTCCAAA CCGGTACAATGAAATGATTATTGAAGCCATATCAGCGTTGAAAGAGCCAAACGGATCAGATAACAGAGCGATTGTCGGCTACATTGAG CAAAGGCAAGAGGTACCTCAAAGTTTTAAGAAGCAGTTATGTTCAAGGTTGAAAAGGCTGGTTGCTATAGAAAAACTAGAAAAG GTGCAAAATCGGTACAAGATACGAAAAGATGAGACATTCGGGATGAAGACGGCAAGCCCAAAACAAAAAGGCACGAAGCTTAAGCAGTCGCAAAATCCTGGTCATAAAACTTGCGATGCAGTTGAAGAAGCTTCAATGACTGCTGCCTATCTTATTGCTGAAGCAGAAAATAAGTCATTTGTTGCAGCTGAAGCAGTTAAAGAGGCAGAACGAGTCTCGAAAATGGCTGAAGATGCAGATTCACTACTACAGTTGGCCAAAGAGATTTTTGAAACAT GTTCTCAAGGTGAAATTGTGCTGGTAGCATAA